Proteins from a single region of Bradyrhizobium diazoefficiens:
- a CDS encoding ABC transporter permease has product MSLVLTLASRNLFHDRLRFVATMVGIVFSVVLVMIQMGLFLGFGRMVTTMIDHASADLWVLPKGAKCFEDPSLLDAKLRDKVASVAGVASVVPLVIGFSDWRLDSGEMTPVFIVGADLKDGALQPWNVDEGDVKALAQTGAVAVDRSYFDRLGINRIGDTAEIRGHRVKVVALTDGIRSFTTTPYVFVDLKNARLYTGTFPDRASDLIVRLKPDADRGKVMEAIRAQAGDAEVLSSDEFRSRSRSFWLFGTGAGAALFAGALLGVIVGTIIVAQTLYSSTKDHLPEFATLRAMGSSNSYIYTVIIYQALINAAIGFVIAAGIGYVVVEMTAKSALPIVITSWLVAALLALTIVMCVASGIGAIVRVVRIDPATVFMR; this is encoded by the coding sequence ATGTCCCTGGTCTTGACGCTTGCCTCCCGCAATCTCTTCCATGACCGGCTGCGTTTCGTCGCGACGATGGTCGGCATCGTGTTTTCGGTCGTGCTGGTGATGATTCAGATGGGCCTGTTCCTGGGCTTCGGTCGCATGGTGACGACCATGATCGACCATGCCTCCGCCGACCTTTGGGTGCTGCCGAAGGGCGCGAAATGCTTCGAGGATCCGTCACTGCTCGACGCGAAGCTGCGCGACAAGGTCGCGTCCGTTGCCGGCGTTGCCTCCGTGGTGCCGCTGGTGATCGGCTTTTCCGACTGGCGGCTCGACAGCGGCGAGATGACGCCGGTCTTTATCGTCGGCGCCGATCTGAAGGATGGTGCACTGCAGCCGTGGAATGTCGACGAGGGTGACGTCAAGGCCCTAGCGCAGACGGGTGCTGTTGCGGTCGATCGCTCCTATTTCGATCGGCTCGGTATCAATCGTATTGGGGACACTGCCGAAATCCGCGGCCATCGCGTCAAGGTCGTCGCCCTCACCGACGGCATTCGCTCCTTCACCACGACGCCTTATGTCTTCGTCGATTTGAAAAACGCGCGGCTTTACACCGGAACGTTTCCCGATCGGGCCAGCGATCTGATCGTCCGGCTCAAGCCGGACGCAGATCGCGGCAAGGTCATGGAGGCGATCCGCGCGCAGGCAGGCGATGCCGAAGTGCTGAGCTCGGACGAATTCCGCAGCCGCAGTCGTTCGTTCTGGTTGTTCGGCACCGGAGCCGGAGCGGCACTGTTTGCCGGCGCCCTGCTTGGGGTGATCGTCGGCACCATCATTGTCGCGCAGACCCTTTATTCATCCACCAAGGATCACCTGCCTGAATTCGCCACGCTCCGGGCCATGGGTTCGTCGAACAGTTACATCTATACCGTGATCATCTACCAGGCACTGATCAATGCGGCGATCGGGTTCGTCATCGCCGCCGGCATCGGCTACGTCGTCGTGGAGATGACGGCCAAGAGCGCACTGCCGATCGTGATCACGTCCTGGCTCGTCGCTGCGCTTCTTGCACTGACGATCGTCATGTGCGTCGCCTCGGGTATCGGGGCGATCGTTCGCGTTGTCCGCATCGATCCTGCCACGGTGTTCATGCGATGA
- a CDS encoding ABC transporter ATP-binding protein has translation MKDVIIEARAVKKTLGKGAGEVQALRGVDLVLRRGELTLLMGPSGSGKTTLLLILGCMLAPSAGVVNVCGTSTADADKEGLAGIRRDHIGFVFQSYHLFPTLTAVQNVQLALDIRGEYGRRAAKKAHEALKLVGLEQKATAPPGGLSGGEQQRVAIARAFVANPSAILADEPTAALDGDNGRTIMRILADAAHQRDRAVLVVTHDPRVVPFADRIIQIEDGLLVDEKSGGPEHQRMPKAAAFRA, from the coding sequence ATGAAAGACGTCATCATCGAGGCCAGAGCTGTCAAGAAGACGCTTGGTAAAGGCGCGGGAGAGGTGCAGGCGCTGCGCGGCGTCGATCTCGTACTTCGCCGCGGCGAGCTCACGCTTCTGATGGGACCGTCGGGCAGCGGTAAGACCACGCTGCTCCTGATCCTCGGTTGCATGCTGGCGCCGAGCGCGGGCGTGGTCAACGTGTGCGGCACGTCCACCGCAGATGCCGACAAGGAAGGGCTCGCCGGCATCCGGCGCGACCATATCGGCTTTGTGTTTCAGTCCTATCATCTGTTCCCGACATTGACGGCGGTGCAGAACGTGCAGCTCGCGCTCGATATCCGCGGCGAGTACGGCAGGCGCGCGGCCAAGAAGGCCCATGAGGCGCTGAAGCTGGTCGGGCTCGAGCAAAAGGCAACGGCGCCGCCGGGGGGCCTGAGCGGTGGCGAGCAACAGCGGGTCGCCATTGCGCGAGCCTTCGTCGCCAATCCCTCCGCTATTCTCGCCGACGAACCCACCGCAGCGCTCGACGGCGATAATGGGCGCACCATCATGCGCATCCTCGCCGATGCCGCGCATCAGCGCGACAGGGCCGTTCTGGTGGTGACCCATGATCCGCGCGTCGTCCCGTTCGCCGATCGCATCATCCAGATCGAGGACGGCCTTCTGGTCGACGAGAAATCCGGTGGACCGGAGCACCAGCGCATGCCGAAGGCAGCCGCCTTCAGGGCCTGA
- a CDS encoding alpha/beta hydrolase encodes MSFRGELLRLGLRLFLKRHSEPFDLEAWRDNMRGMERLVPRPPPSTETTVINAGRLRFHRTTTPASLPGRNMLYLHGGAYISGAPVYYRHFFWRVANATKARIWALEYRLAPEHPLPAALDDAVAGFTWLLDDVGDARDLFVMGDSAGGGLALCLLLKLRDEGRVLPRAAIAMSPWTDLALTGASLVENATADPMLNTKDLPDFVRCYLAGGDPRNPYASPLYGDPSGLPPVLIQVGSDEILRDDAVRMAEKLQHGNPGSRLQIWPRMPHVFQLFVPILPEAHAAIAEIGEFILQLGSGLTAREGLPCV; translated from the coding sequence ATGAGCTTCCGCGGCGAATTGCTGCGATTGGGTTTGCGCCTGTTCCTGAAGCGGCACAGTGAACCGTTCGACCTCGAAGCCTGGCGCGACAACATGCGCGGCATGGAGCGGCTTGTCCCGCGCCCGCCGCCGAGTACCGAAACGACCGTAATCAACGCAGGCCGGCTCCGGTTTCATCGCACCACGACGCCTGCGTCCCTCCCGGGACGTAACATGCTCTACCTGCACGGCGGGGCCTACATCTCGGGCGCGCCGGTCTACTACCGACATTTCTTCTGGCGCGTTGCCAATGCGACCAAAGCCCGTATCTGGGCGCTCGAGTATCGCCTGGCGCCAGAACACCCGTTGCCGGCGGCGCTCGACGATGCGGTTGCAGGCTTTACCTGGCTCCTCGATGACGTAGGCGACGCTCGCGATCTGTTCGTGATGGGCGATTCGGCCGGAGGCGGGCTCGCGCTGTGCCTGCTGTTGAAGCTGCGCGATGAGGGCAGGGTGCTCCCCCGCGCCGCGATCGCTATGTCGCCGTGGACCGATCTCGCACTGACCGGCGCGTCGCTCGTCGAAAACGCTACTGCCGATCCGATGCTGAATACGAAAGACCTGCCGGACTTTGTCCGCTGCTATCTCGCCGGTGGTGATCCCAGAAATCCCTATGCATCGCCGCTCTATGGCGATCCGTCCGGCTTACCTCCTGTGCTGATTCAGGTCGGCAGCGACGAGATCTTGCGGGACGACGCCGTACGCATGGCCGAGAAGCTGCAACACGGCAATCCGGGCAGTCGGTTGCAGATCTGGCCGCGCATGCCCCACGTGTTTCAACTGTTCGTCCCAATCTTGCCGGAAGCCCATGCCGCGATCGCGGAGATCGGCGAGTTCATTTTGCAGCTCGGGAGCGGGCTCACGGCCAGGGAGGGGCTGCCTTGCGTCTGA
- a CDS encoding cytochrome P450 produces the protein MGYFESIIDEIIEKRRRRMSVGSEQPSDLLSLLLRALDPSIGELMSLDEVRSNILTFLSAGHETTANTLAWSIFLLSQSPEWSAHVQEEAERELDGPVNGLAERLIATRAVVEEALRLYPPIAAISRTAHRADTLGDLYVKSGSLVVIAPYVLHRHWRLWERPDVFDPARFLPEARSAIPRFAYLPFGVGPRTCIGASFALQEATIVLAVLIRRFDLKLMSNARVWPVQKITLRPATGLPMRVASRAAKQARLSSPRYVG, from the coding sequence ATGGGGTACTTCGAAAGCATCATCGATGAAATCATCGAGAAGCGAAGACGCCGAATGTCGGTCGGTTCGGAACAGCCGAGCGATCTCCTTTCGTTGCTTCTCCGCGCACTCGATCCGTCGATCGGCGAGCTGATGAGCCTCGACGAGGTGCGCTCCAATATTCTGACATTCCTATCGGCAGGTCACGAGACCACCGCCAATACTTTGGCCTGGTCTATCTTCTTGCTGTCGCAATCGCCGGAATGGAGCGCGCATGTGCAGGAGGAAGCCGAACGCGAGCTGGATGGGCCGGTCAATGGTCTTGCGGAGCGGCTCATCGCGACCAGGGCGGTGGTGGAGGAGGCGCTGCGGCTTTACCCGCCTATCGCCGCGATCAGCCGGACTGCACATCGAGCCGACACGCTCGGGGATCTGTACGTCAAATCCGGGTCGCTGGTTGTGATCGCGCCATATGTATTGCACCGCCACTGGCGGCTCTGGGAGCGACCCGACGTGTTCGATCCGGCTCGGTTTCTGCCGGAGGCGAGAAGTGCAATTCCTCGTTTTGCTTATCTGCCTTTCGGTGTAGGTCCGAGGACCTGCATTGGCGCCTCCTTTGCGCTGCAGGAGGCAACCATCGTTCTTGCCGTTCTCATCCGACGGTTCGACCTGAAGCTCATGTCCAATGCCAGAGTCTGGCCCGTGCAGAAGATCACCTTGCGTCCGGCAACTGGCCTGCCGATGCGGGTGGCCTCAAGGGCCGCCAAACAGGCGCGATTGTCCTCGCCCCGATATGTGGGATGA